The following proteins come from a genomic window of Micromonospora echinofusca:
- a CDS encoding aldo/keto reductase, producing the protein MQQRPLGRSGLAVSRLALGTMTWGRDTDADDAAAQLKSYLDAGGNLVDTADVYGDGDAEAVIGSLLGSLVPRDELLIATKAGLRPGSGRRRDGSRGHLLRTLDASLRRLGTDHVDLFQLHGYDPDTPLEETLAALDHAVASGRVRYVGVSNFAGWQTARAAAWQTAWPGRAPVVAAQVEYSLLERGVEREVLPACDALGLGVLPWSPLGRGVLTGKYRHGRPADSRAASPHFERFVATYLEPRCSSIVEAVAIAAGGLGVSPTEVALAWIRDRPGVVAPILGARTVGQLLGALQVERVTLPDEIVTALDDVSAVPVGYPERDG; encoded by the coding sequence ATGCAACAGCGACCGCTCGGCCGAAGCGGGCTGGCGGTTTCGCGGCTCGCGCTCGGCACCATGACCTGGGGCCGGGACACCGACGCCGACGACGCGGCCGCCCAGCTGAAGAGTTATCTCGACGCGGGCGGCAACCTCGTCGACACCGCCGACGTCTACGGCGACGGCGACGCCGAGGCCGTCATCGGGTCGCTGCTGGGTTCCCTGGTGCCCCGCGACGAGCTGCTGATCGCCACAAAGGCGGGGCTGCGTCCGGGCAGCGGCCGGCGCCGCGACGGTTCCCGGGGCCACCTGCTGCGTACGCTGGACGCCTCGCTGCGCCGGCTCGGCACGGACCACGTCGACCTGTTCCAGCTGCACGGCTACGACCCGGACACCCCGCTGGAGGAGACGCTCGCGGCGCTCGACCACGCGGTGGCCAGCGGCAGGGTCCGCTACGTCGGGGTGTCGAACTTCGCCGGCTGGCAGACCGCGCGGGCGGCGGCCTGGCAGACCGCGTGGCCGGGTCGCGCCCCGGTGGTGGCCGCGCAGGTCGAGTACTCGCTGCTGGAGCGGGGCGTGGAGCGGGAGGTGCTGCCCGCGTGCGACGCCCTCGGGCTGGGGGTGCTGCCCTGGTCGCCGCTGGGCCGCGGGGTGCTCACCGGCAAGTACCGCCACGGCCGGCCCGCCGACTCGCGGGCGGCCTCGCCGCACTTCGAGCGCTTCGTCGCCACCTACCTGGAGCCCCGCTGCTCCAGCATCGTGGAGGCCGTCGCCATCGCCGCCGGCGGGCTGGGTGTCTCCCCGACGGAGGTGGCGCTGGCGTGGATCCGCGACCGGCCCGGGGTGGTGGCCCCGATCCTCGGCGCGCGGACGGTCGGGCAGCTGCTCGGCGCGCTCCAGGTGGAGCGGGTGACCCTGCCGGACGAGATCGTCACCGCGCTGGACGACGTGTCGGCGGTGCCGGTGGGCTACCCCGAGCGCGACGGCTGA
- a CDS encoding WXG100 family type VII secretion target — protein MSGPAGTAVELWNGIDNALSGVDKVVDSVCRTLAWPLIQLVDLVDGEPAALRAKATEWDALATQVRELAMGHRGVRLAEQGGWRSPSGEAYGRRMADVEQQLLDVAGQFAATAEYLRGVADALQTVHDVLVDICVEFVNFLLVTLVTALLMAPFTAGASWAAGVALGVTRGMIALARMLKIIRPLATHLQKVIRLLQRVLLHLRKLRNHLDKLVDKQKALRAGQKYADRRRAAGDADKWFHRFTDPAKGNWKLGKSGTPFDMGTFERLGALRAHGMADGARMIGRDWATNLPWNIPNSVVHGVTWGTVAMVSGLSVPGMDQVGDKVDAAVQGGAEWIDQNVFGQPPAEQPAGR, from the coding sequence GTGAGCGGGCCCGCGGGCACCGCCGTCGAGCTCTGGAACGGCATCGACAACGCCCTGTCCGGCGTGGACAAGGTGGTCGACAGCGTCTGCCGCACCCTCGCCTGGCCGCTGATCCAGCTCGTCGACCTCGTCGACGGCGAGCCGGCCGCGCTGCGCGCCAAGGCCACCGAGTGGGACGCGCTGGCCACGCAGGTGCGGGAGCTGGCGATGGGCCACCGCGGCGTACGCCTGGCCGAACAGGGCGGCTGGCGCTCGCCGTCCGGCGAGGCGTACGGGCGGCGGATGGCCGACGTCGAGCAGCAGTTGCTGGACGTCGCCGGGCAGTTCGCCGCCACGGCCGAATATCTGCGCGGCGTCGCCGACGCGTTGCAGACCGTGCACGACGTGCTGGTCGACATCTGCGTCGAGTTCGTGAACTTCCTGCTGGTGACGCTGGTCACCGCGCTGCTGATGGCCCCGTTCACCGCCGGTGCGTCCTGGGCGGCCGGCGTGGCGCTTGGCGTCACCCGGGGCATGATCGCGCTGGCCCGGATGCTGAAGATCATCCGGCCGTTGGCGACGCACCTGCAGAAGGTCATCCGGCTGCTGCAACGGGTCCTGCTCCACCTGCGCAAGCTGCGCAACCACCTGGACAAGCTGGTCGACAAGCAGAAGGCGCTGCGCGCCGGCCAGAAGTACGCCGACAGGCGCCGCGCCGCCGGCGACGCCGACAAGTGGTTCCACAGGTTCACGGACCCGGCGAAGGGCAACTGGAAGCTCGGCAAGTCCGGCACGCCGTTCGACATGGGCACGTTCGAGCGCCTCGGCGCGCTGCGGGCGCACGGCATGGCCGACGGGGCGCGGATGATCGGCCGGGACTGGGCCACCAACCTGCCGTGGAACATCCCGAACTCCGTCGTGCACGGCGTCACCTGGGGCACCGTGGCGATGGTCTCCGGGCTGTCCGTGCCGGGCATGGACCAGGTCGGCGACAAGGTCGACGCGGCGGTGCAGGGCGGCGCCGAGTGGATCGACCAGAATGTCTTCGGGCAGCCGCCGGCGGAGCAACCGGCCGGCAGGTGA
- a CDS encoding YbaB/EbfC family nucleoid-associated protein gives MSDPLSAFDALAGRLADIERRFAGLTDDLDELSGTATDDSGLVSATVDATGELTDLSFAPTALRVGTEDLAAMVLQAYRQARAAATEQLSERTEGLDATLGAGLNGIFGTPGDFASLGRLEEAMGRLGRLDGRLAGPPA, from the coding sequence ATGTCTGACCCGCTGTCCGCGTTCGACGCCCTCGCCGGACGGCTCGCCGACATCGAGCGGCGCTTCGCCGGGCTCACCGACGACCTCGACGAGCTGAGCGGCACCGCCACGGACGACAGCGGTCTGGTCTCCGCGACCGTCGACGCCACCGGCGAGCTCACCGACCTGAGCTTCGCCCCGACCGCGCTGCGGGTGGGCACGGAGGATCTCGCCGCCATGGTGCTCCAGGCGTACCGGCAGGCCCGGGCGGCGGCGACGGAGCAGCTCAGCGAGCGCACCGAGGGTCTCGACGCGACGCTCGGCGCGGGGCTGAACGGCATCTTCGGCACGCCCGGCGACTTCGCCTCGCTGGGTCGCCTGGAGGAGGCCATGGGACGCCTCGGGCGCCTCGACGGGCGGCTCGCGGGGCCGCCGGCATGA
- a CDS encoding SseB family protein, with translation MTSPGWPDIVARLHDTLSGCDRDTDLELAAGPRRLHLMVRRNTVRGVCPPYDEPRLAELGWQAPRGVGGWWYETPRTAEGLRWWSGFAARTAATVLTTEPGALSCQILPPTGPRVRPEPTVPPVPRVRAAGRPPAGEPAAEEPAAEEPAAEERTAGRPPAGEPAAEGAATGGASVLDLLSDAGARRDLPGYLGILAATAVCVPLAAEPGPDRDVPWTIVTDPTGAPLLPVFTSPDALTAFAGEGVPFVAVPCADLLADWPDPTWGLVVDAGTPRALALGAASLAALLAANPPTG, from the coding sequence ATGACGTCGCCGGGCTGGCCCGACATCGTCGCCCGGCTCCACGACACGCTGTCCGGCTGCGACCGCGACACCGACCTGGAACTCGCCGCCGGCCCCCGCCGGCTGCACCTGATGGTGCGCCGGAACACCGTGCGCGGGGTCTGCCCGCCCTACGACGAGCCACGGCTGGCCGAACTCGGCTGGCAGGCGCCGCGCGGGGTCGGCGGCTGGTGGTACGAGACGCCGCGCACCGCCGAGGGACTGCGCTGGTGGAGCGGGTTCGCGGCGCGGACCGCCGCCACGGTGCTCACCACCGAGCCCGGCGCGCTGTCCTGCCAGATCCTCCCGCCCACCGGCCCCCGGGTGCGGCCCGAGCCGACCGTCCCGCCGGTGCCCCGCGTCCGGGCCGCTGGGCGACCGCCCGCCGGTGAGCCGGCCGCCGAGGAGCCGGCCGCCGAGGAGCCGGCCGCCGAGGAGCGGACCGCTGGGCGACCGCCCGCCGGTGAGCCGGCCGCCGAGGGAGCGGCCACAGGTGGGGCGTCCGTGCTCGACCTGCTCAGCGACGCCGGCGCACGGCGGGACCTGCCCGGCTACCTCGGCATCCTCGCCGCCACGGCGGTCTGCGTACCGCTGGCGGCGGAGCCGGGGCCGGACCGCGACGTGCCGTGGACGATCGTCACCGACCCGACCGGCGCGCCGCTGCTGCCCGTCTTCACCTCCCCCGACGCGCTGACCGCGTTCGCCGGGGAGGGCGTGCCGTTCGTCGCCGTGCCCTGCGCGGACCTGCTCGCGGACTGGCCCGACCCGACGTGGGGGCTGGTGGTGGACGCGGGCACCCCGCGCGCCCTCGCCCTCGGCGCGGCGTCGCTGGCCGCCCTGCTGGCGGCGAACCCGCCCACCGGCTGA
- a CDS encoding helix-turn-helix domain-containing protein: MPIVVRIDVELARRKMSVGEFAERVGLTPANVAVLKNGRAKAVRFSTLEAMCRVLDCQPGDLLEWVEE, encoded by the coding sequence ATGCCCATCGTCGTACGCATCGACGTCGAGCTGGCCAGACGCAAGATGAGCGTCGGCGAGTTCGCCGAGCGCGTCGGGCTCACGCCCGCGAACGTGGCGGTGCTCAAGAACGGCCGGGCCAAGGCCGTCCGGTTCAGCACCCTGGAGGCCATGTGCCGGGTGCTCGACTGCCAGCCCGGCGACCTCCTCGAATGGGTCGAGGAGTGA
- a CDS encoding DUF2975 domain-containing protein — protein sequence MLNEHRAVAPLRVFLVVLFGILVMLQTFSLPGQFAHMARESPDLAYLRWPMTAVAVFWVLCVQVVVVCTWKLLTLVKHDRIFSDAALAWVDAIVWAIVAAWVVLLGVFLYVGFNATDPGLPLLLFLLLVGVAVLGLLMVVMRALLRQATTLRTDMEAVI from the coding sequence ATGTTGAACGAGCATCGAGCGGTAGCGCCGCTCCGAGTCTTCCTCGTGGTGCTGTTCGGGATCCTGGTCATGCTCCAGACCTTCTCGCTGCCCGGGCAGTTCGCGCACATGGCGCGGGAGTCCCCGGACCTCGCCTACCTCAGGTGGCCGATGACCGCCGTCGCGGTGTTCTGGGTGCTGTGCGTGCAGGTGGTGGTCGTCTGCACCTGGAAGCTGCTCACCCTGGTCAAGCACGACCGCATCTTCAGTGACGCCGCGCTGGCGTGGGTGGACGCGATCGTGTGGGCGATCGTCGCCGCCTGGGTCGTGCTGCTGGGCGTCTTCCTCTACGTCGGCTTCAACGCCACGGACCCGGGGCTGCCGCTGCTGCTGTTCCTGCTGCTGGTGGGCGTCGCCGTGCTGGGTCTGCTGATGGTGGTGATGCGCGCGCTGCTGCGGCAGGCCACGACGCTGCGGACCGACATGGAGGCGGTGATCTGA
- a CDS encoding DUF5703 family protein, translating to MDYEYAPLRLPPNVDRLTAAAQLAIQAEFSGWELARVRLYRDGTRQVVLRRRRVNQPQPGLSY from the coding sequence ATGGACTACGAGTACGCGCCGCTGCGGCTGCCGCCGAACGTCGACCGGTTGACCGCCGCGGCGCAGTTGGCGATCCAGGCGGAGTTCTCCGGGTGGGAGCTGGCGCGGGTGCGGCTGTACCGCGACGGCACGCGGCAGGTGGTGCTGCGCCGCCGCCGGGTCAACCAGCCGCAGCCGGGGCTGTCGTACTGA
- a CDS encoding M20/M25/M40 family metallo-hydrolase — MTSDAASARPDPTDEVVDLCRDLLRIDTTNTGDNDTSAGERLAAEYVAEKLAEVGVEPVIHESAPGRANLIARIPGTDPSRGALLVHGHLDVVPADADEWSVHPFSGELRDGYLWGRGAIDMKDFDAMVLAVVRHWQRTGVRPPRDIVLAYTADEEAGSDYGAHFLVERHRGLLDGCTEAIGEVGGFSYSVNDSQRLYLIETAEKGIDWLRLHAKGRPGHGSMVHDDNAVTALAEAVARVGRHRFPVVVTDTVRAFLEEVSDLLGIELDPEDPETAIAKLGPIANIIGATIRNTANPTRLAAGYKDNVIPGRATATIDCRSLPGQSELLERQLRELVGPDIVIEYVQRQPALETTFDGDLVDAMSAALRAEDPGARPVPYMLSGGTDAKAFSQLGIRCFGFAPLRLPADLNFSALFHGIDERVPVDGLQFGVRVLDRFLRTC, encoded by the coding sequence ATGACGAGCGACGCCGCCTCCGCCCGACCCGACCCCACCGACGAGGTCGTCGACCTCTGCCGCGACCTCCTGCGGATCGACACCACCAACACCGGGGACAACGACACCAGCGCCGGGGAACGCCTCGCCGCCGAGTACGTGGCGGAGAAGCTCGCCGAGGTGGGCGTCGAGCCCGTCATCCACGAGTCGGCGCCCGGACGGGCCAACCTCATCGCCCGCATCCCGGGCACCGACCCGAGCCGTGGGGCGCTGCTCGTGCACGGCCACCTCGACGTCGTACCCGCCGACGCCGACGAGTGGTCGGTGCACCCGTTCTCGGGCGAGCTGCGCGACGGCTACCTGTGGGGCAGGGGCGCCATCGACATGAAGGACTTCGACGCGATGGTGCTGGCCGTGGTGCGGCACTGGCAGCGCACCGGGGTCCGTCCGCCGCGCGACATCGTCCTCGCGTACACCGCCGACGAGGAGGCGGGCAGCGACTACGGCGCGCACTTCCTCGTCGAGCGCCACCGGGGTCTGCTCGACGGCTGCACCGAGGCCATCGGCGAGGTCGGCGGCTTCTCGTACTCGGTGAACGACAGCCAGCGGCTCTACCTGATCGAGACCGCCGAGAAGGGCATCGACTGGCTGCGCCTGCACGCGAAGGGCCGGCCCGGGCACGGCTCGATGGTCCACGACGACAACGCGGTCACCGCGCTCGCCGAGGCGGTGGCCCGCGTCGGCCGGCACCGCTTCCCGGTGGTGGTCACCGACACCGTGCGGGCGTTCCTGGAGGAGGTTTCCGACCTGCTCGGCATCGAGCTGGACCCGGAGGACCCGGAGACCGCGATCGCCAAGCTCGGGCCGATCGCCAACATCATCGGCGCGACGATCCGCAACACCGCCAACCCGACGCGGCTCGCCGCCGGGTACAAGGACAACGTCATCCCCGGCCGGGCCACCGCCACCATCGACTGCCGCAGCCTGCCGGGGCAGTCGGAGCTGTTGGAGCGGCAGCTGCGCGAGCTGGTCGGTCCGGACATCGTCATCGAGTACGTGCAGCGCCAGCCGGCGCTCGAGACGACGTTCGACGGCGACCTGGTCGACGCGATGTCGGCCGCGCTGCGCGCGGAGGACCCGGGGGCGCGGCCGGTGCCGTACATGCTCTCCGGCGGCACCGACGCCAAGGCGTTCTCGCAGCTCGGCATCCGCTGCTTCGGCTTCGCGCCGCTGCGGCTGCCCGCCGACCTGAACTTCTCCGCGTTGTTCCACGGCATCGACGAGCGGGTTCCGGTGGACGGACTACAGTTCGGCGTGCGGGTTCTCGACCGGTTCCTCCGCACCTGCTAA
- a CDS encoding hemerythrin domain-containing protein produces MTVPLPPLPPTGEDEDFRPGGRSIADILDAEHRQLRELLRRLTAEGPEPAPGRGLEVLTAALSRHLSAEEQYLLPAVRAALPDAAGRIDRAIADDRALLTALRGLTDGGLADVAARVHRHVEEAGALVAALREVASAEELIRLGNRLEIAEEAAPTRPHPGTPATPPWNRVVEPAVGVVDKVRDAVTGRPTYLADLTEPPPA; encoded by the coding sequence ATGACCGTTCCCCTGCCACCGCTGCCGCCAACCGGAGAGGACGAGGACTTCCGTCCGGGCGGGCGCAGCATCGCCGACATCCTCGACGCCGAACACCGCCAGCTGCGGGAGTTGCTGCGGCGGCTCACCGCCGAGGGCCCGGAGCCCGCCCCGGGGCGCGGCCTGGAGGTGCTCACCGCGGCGCTGTCGCGGCACCTCTCGGCCGAGGAGCAGTACCTGCTGCCCGCCGTGCGCGCCGCCCTGCCCGACGCGGCCGGCCGCATCGACCGGGCCATCGCCGACGACCGCGCCCTGCTGACCGCCCTGCGGGGGCTCACCGACGGCGGGCTCGCCGACGTCGCCGCGCGGGTGCACCGCCACGTCGAGGAGGCGGGCGCGCTGGTCGCGGCGCTGCGCGAGGTGGCCAGCGCCGAGGAGCTGATCCGCCTGGGCAACCGGCTGGAGATCGCCGAGGAGGCGGCCCCCACCCGCCCGCACCCGGGCACGCCGGCGACCCCGCCGTGGAACCGGGTCGTCGAGCCCGCGGTGGGGGTGGTCGACAAGGTCCGCGACGCCGTCACCGGCCGCCCCACCTACCTGGCCGACCTGACCGAGCCGCCGCCGGCCTGA
- a CDS encoding LysR family transcriptional regulator: protein MNLELRHLRVICAIAETGSVTKAASTLGLAQPALTAQLQRIERTLGGPLFERDRRGARPTALGELVLARARVLLPAMKGLQDEAARLAGAGDTPRRYRFGGVNSPILGRLVHRLAAEPPPAQITTHASWSAEELAQLVAGGRLDFALIGVCGDAAPPAEFGLSWREVAVDPVLVLLPEQHPLAGRAEVSLVDLSREQWVAAPGDGCFGDCFAAACARAGFTPRKVYETDVRCCIDMVDSGEAIALCQATFRPVAGLVTRMLAGTPLRWRLMLGWHPDSPAARDAELVLEHALAAYTDSLAAHPEYLAWLLRNPAYGARGLTAAGADGVRTA, encoded by the coding sequence ATGAATCTGGAGCTGCGACACCTGAGGGTGATCTGCGCGATCGCGGAGACGGGGAGCGTGACCAAGGCGGCATCGACGCTCGGCCTGGCCCAGCCGGCACTCACCGCCCAGCTCCAGCGCATCGAGCGGACGCTGGGCGGGCCGCTGTTCGAGCGGGACCGCCGCGGCGCCCGACCGACCGCCCTCGGCGAGCTGGTGCTCGCCCGGGCCCGGGTGCTGCTGCCGGCGATGAAGGGCCTGCAGGACGAGGCGGCGCGGTTGGCCGGCGCGGGGGACACCCCGCGCCGGTACCGCTTCGGCGGGGTGAACAGCCCCATCCTCGGCCGCCTGGTGCACCGGCTCGCCGCCGAGCCCCCGCCCGCGCAGATCACCACCCACGCCTCCTGGTCGGCCGAGGAGCTGGCCCAGCTGGTCGCCGGCGGTCGGCTGGACTTCGCGCTGATCGGGGTGTGCGGCGACGCCGCCCCGCCGGCCGAGTTCGGGTTGAGCTGGCGCGAGGTGGCGGTCGACCCGGTGCTGGTGCTGCTGCCCGAGCAGCACCCGCTGGCCGGGCGGGCGGAGGTGAGCCTCGTCGACCTGAGCCGCGAGCAGTGGGTCGCCGCGCCCGGCGACGGCTGCTTCGGCGACTGCTTCGCCGCCGCCTGCGCCCGCGCCGGCTTCACCCCGCGCAAGGTGTACGAGACCGACGTGCGCTGCTGCATCGACATGGTGGACTCGGGCGAGGCCATCGCGCTCTGCCAGGCCACCTTCCGCCCGGTCGCCGGGCTGGTGACCCGGATGCTGGCCGGGACGCCGCTGCGCTGGCGGCTGATGTTGGGCTGGCATCCGGACTCCCCCGCCGCCCGCGACGCCGAGCTGGTGCTGGAGCACGCGCTGGCCGCGTACACCGACTCCCTGGCGGCCCACCCGGAGTACCTGGCCTGGCTGCTGCGCAACCCCGCCTACGGGGCGCGGGGGCTGACGGCTGCCGGGGCCGACGGGGTGCGAACGGCGTGA
- a CDS encoding DUF3140 domain-containing protein, translating into MVREQRLEPEVEVLWDDFHAQVNVPSEQLRQWLLTRGSGEESFGPDPDLDLPGLGRRILRVLSKRKVDLTPEDIRVMRDAIDEIQSLLDEKPPRGNADDEWRHALLDLGHDVLVER; encoded by the coding sequence ATGGTACGCGAGCAGCGGCTCGAACCCGAGGTGGAGGTGCTCTGGGACGACTTCCACGCCCAGGTGAACGTCCCGTCGGAACAGTTGCGGCAGTGGCTGCTGACCCGCGGCTCCGGGGAGGAGTCGTTCGGGCCCGACCCGGACCTCGACCTGCCCGGGCTGGGCCGGCGGATCCTGCGGGTGCTGAGCAAACGCAAGGTCGACCTCACCCCGGAGGACATCCGGGTGATGCGGGACGCGATCGACGAGATCCAGTCCCTGCTGGACGAGAAGCCGCCACGCGGCAACGCCGACGACGAGTGGCGCCACGCCCTGCTCGACCTGGGCCACGACGTCCTCGTCGAACGCTGA
- a CDS encoding ATP-dependent Clp protease ATP-binding subunit, giving the protein MMGPGDFGSDPWDEFLARYFGRGEGGRRPAHRVDITRLMTADAREMLADAARRAAQRQSTDLDTDHLLWAALQREPLRDLVRRAGADPDTLLNALGGRGDGAPRGEVPPNLSLTPAAKRALLDAHQLSRAMGANYIGPEHILMALPLNPESPAGRMLAAGRIQPESLQAASAERGPANGPRPDRGTPTLDQYGQDLTDLARNDQIDPVIGRAEEIEQAVEILSRRTKNNPVLIGEAGVGKTAIVEGLAERICDGDVPQTLLGKRVIQLDLAGLVAGTRYRGDFEERLKKVIDEIRAHREELIVFLDEIHTLVGAGGAGSEGGMDASNMLKPALARGELRVIGATTLDEYRKSIEKDAALARRFQPVFVPEPTVDDTVAILRGLRDRYEAHHQVRFTDEALVAAAELSDRYVTDRFLPDKAIDLIDQAGARVRLRTRTPASDVRELETQLDEVRRDKEQAVADEQYEKASALRDRLAELEEQIRLARGDEGGSSQVPAVGPQEIAEVVSRATGIPISQLTEEERDRLLRLEGHLHEKVVGQDDAVTAVAEAVRRSRAGLADPNRPMGSFLFLGPTGVGKTELARALAEALFGEADRMVRVDMSEFQERHTVSRLVGAPPGYVGYEEAGQLTEAVRRRPYAVVLLDEIEKAHADVFNILLQVLDEGRLTDSQGRTVNFKNTVLIMTSNLGSELITGAQRAVGFGTGAEGGDQERDELRERLMRRLQENFRPEFLNRIDEVIIFRRLEAEQLRQITGLLLEETRRRLHAQDIQVHFTAPAIDWIAEHGYQPEFGARPLRRVIQREVDNQLSRMLLESAVSPSQKVTVDARDGRLAFDVAAGERGYTPATTSHPR; this is encoded by the coding sequence ATGATGGGACCCGGTGACTTCGGCTCCGACCCCTGGGACGAGTTCCTGGCCCGGTACTTCGGCCGGGGCGAGGGGGGACGCCGACCCGCGCACCGGGTCGACATCACCCGGCTGATGACCGCCGACGCCCGGGAGATGCTGGCCGACGCGGCCCGGCGGGCCGCGCAGCGGCAGAGCACCGACCTGGACACGGACCACCTGCTCTGGGCCGCGCTGCAACGCGAACCGCTGCGCGACCTCGTCCGCCGCGCCGGCGCCGACCCGGACACGCTGCTCAACGCCCTCGGCGGGCGCGGCGACGGCGCGCCCCGGGGCGAGGTGCCGCCGAACCTGTCGCTCACCCCGGCGGCCAAGCGGGCGTTGCTCGACGCCCACCAGCTGTCCCGGGCGATGGGCGCCAACTACATCGGCCCCGAGCACATCCTGATGGCGCTGCCGCTCAACCCCGAGTCGCCGGCGGGCCGGATGCTCGCCGCCGGGCGGATCCAGCCCGAGTCGTTGCAGGCCGCCAGCGCCGAGCGCGGCCCGGCGAACGGGCCCCGGCCCGACCGTGGCACCCCCACCCTGGACCAGTACGGCCAGGACCTCACCGACCTGGCCCGCAACGACCAGATCGACCCGGTGATCGGCCGGGCCGAGGAGATCGAGCAGGCCGTCGAGATCCTGTCGAGGCGGACCAAGAACAACCCGGTGCTGATCGGCGAGGCCGGCGTCGGCAAGACGGCGATCGTGGAGGGCCTGGCGGAGCGGATCTGCGACGGCGACGTGCCGCAGACGCTGCTCGGCAAGCGGGTGATCCAGCTCGACCTGGCCGGCCTGGTCGCCGGCACCCGCTACCGGGGTGACTTCGAGGAGCGGCTGAAGAAGGTCATCGACGAGATCCGGGCGCACCGCGAGGAGCTGATCGTCTTCCTGGACGAGATCCACACCCTGGTCGGCGCGGGCGGGGCGGGCAGCGAGGGCGGCATGGACGCCTCGAACATGCTCAAGCCGGCGCTGGCCCGGGGCGAGCTGCGGGTGATCGGCGCGACCACGCTGGACGAGTACCGCAAGAGCATCGAGAAGGACGCGGCGCTGGCCCGCCGGTTCCAGCCGGTGTTCGTGCCGGAGCCCACCGTCGACGACACCGTGGCCATCCTGCGCGGGCTGCGCGACCGCTACGAGGCCCACCACCAGGTGCGCTTCACCGACGAGGCGCTGGTCGCCGCGGCCGAGCTGTCCGACCGGTACGTCACCGACCGGTTCCTGCCGGACAAGGCGATCGACCTGATCGACCAGGCCGGCGCGCGGGTGCGGCTGCGTACCCGCACCCCCGCCTCCGACGTGCGGGAGCTGGAGACGCAGCTCGACGAGGTACGCCGCGACAAGGAGCAGGCGGTCGCCGACGAGCAGTACGAGAAGGCGTCCGCGCTGCGCGACCGGCTCGCCGAGCTGGAGGAGCAGATCCGCCTGGCCCGCGGCGACGAGGGCGGCTCGTCGCAGGTGCCGGCCGTCGGGCCGCAGGAGATCGCCGAGGTGGTCTCCCGGGCCACCGGCATCCCGATCAGCCAGCTCACCGAGGAGGAACGCGACCGGCTGCTGCGCCTGGAGGGCCACCTGCACGAGAAGGTCGTCGGCCAGGATGACGCGGTCACCGCGGTCGCCGAGGCGGTGCGCCGCTCGCGTGCCGGGCTGGCCGACCCGAACCGCCCGATGGGCAGCTTCCTCTTCCTCGGGCCCACCGGCGTCGGCAAGACCGAGCTGGCGCGGGCCCTGGCGGAGGCGCTGTTCGGCGAGGCCGACCGGATGGTCCGGGTGGACATGAGCGAGTTCCAGGAGCGGCACACGGTCAGCCGGCTGGTCGGCGCCCCGCCCGGGTACGTCGGCTACGAGGAGGCCGGCCAGCTCACCGAGGCCGTCCGCCGCCGCCCGTACGCGGTGGTGCTGCTCGACGAGATCGAGAAGGCCCACGCCGACGTGTTCAACATCCTGCTCCAGGTGCTCGACGAGGGGCGGCTCACCGACAGCCAGGGCCGTACCGTCAACTTCAAGAACACCGTGCTGATCATGACGAGCAACCTGGGTTCGGAGCTGATCACCGGCGCCCAGCGCGCCGTCGGGTTCGGCACCGGCGCCGAGGGCGGCGACCAGGAGCGCGACGAGCTGCGCGAGCGGCTGATGCGCCGGCTCCAGGAGAACTTCCGGCCGGAGTTCCTCAACCGCATCGACGAGGTGATCATCTTCCGTCGGCTGGAGGCCGAGCAGCTGCGCCAGATCACCGGCCTGCTGCTGGAGGAGACCCGCCGCCGGCTGCACGCGCAGGACATCCAGGTCCACTTCACCGCCCCCGCCATCGACTGGATCGCCGAGCACGGCTACCAGCCGGAGTTCGGTGCCCGGCCGCTGCGTCGGGTCATCCAGCGGGAGGTGGACAACCAGCTCTCCCGGATGCTGCTGGAGTCGGCCGTCTCACCGAGCCAGAAGGTCACCGTGGACGCCCGTGACGGGCGGCTCGCCTTCGACGTGGCGGCCGGCGAGCGCGGCTACACCCCGGCCACGACGTCCCATCCCCGCTGA